CTTATCGAAAGGTAACTCTCTCTTCTCTGCAAGGCAAACATTGTTGGTGAAGTTCTTCAAATTTCTCGTTAGAATGTAGCATTCTTCTCGATACATCAGGAACTATTTCTCTATGCGTGCACTAGCAAATAAATCAGTCCCTTATTGTTTATGACAACAATCTCCAAAATCCAAGGGGGCAAGATATTGCACCAACACAACCTCACTCCGTCAGCAGCTTCATAATCGATTTCTTTGATAATGTCGTTGGTTACTTCCGCAGACCATGTCCGAGTCTTAAAAAATCAAACCAAACAGTTTTACTATCCAAATGCCACTTTGTCCACTCATGTTCCCATGAAAAATCTCTCCATGAAGAATCATGCATGTGAACAAATCCATGTTCTCAGCTAATTCATTAAAAAATATCATAATTAAATCATCGGTATAACTTCACAAACCCTAGCCAAATCATACGAAACCACCTGCATTGGTGACCTACACCAATGCTAGCAACAAATCTGTTTTAAAAAGCACTACTTTGCAGCATGACAAAAAAGGAAGGATCACGATCACGTGCTGTATTGCGTGGCGACTCGCCTTCCTGGCGGCGGATTTGGGCCGTTGGCGGCGATCTGAGCGCCGACCCCTGCAGCGATGGAGTCGAGGACCCTCCTAGCCCCTAGACTCGTCATCTCCGTCAACCGATCTTCCTCGCCGGTCGCTATGCTAATAGAAATCACGAGAGGGTCTAAATGCAAAATCTCCGACCGTTCGGGTCTGCCTACGTGGCTGTCCGCATTTTTTCACTCGCCTCAGCTGATTTAGGATTAATCCGAGTCAACCATCCGAGTACAGTGTGCAAAGTTTGCGTTTTGCAAGTAGGAAGATTTAAGTGAGCTTCAGTGGCAAATACAAGGGCTGATACTGTATTTAACTCCTCTTCTCGCTGTACCCCCTAAAGAAAACTATCCTCTCGCTCTATCTCTTCCCCTACCCCCAGAAACCCGAAAACCTTCGCCCGCCCGCCATGGCGACCGCCGCCCAGGTCGCCGCCACATTTCTCTCCTTCCTCTCATGCCCCCGTCACCACACCGCTCCCTCCCCTTCCGTCTCCTTCCTGGCGACCCCTGTATTGCCCGCCTCGCTCCGGGCCGCTGCCGCGGGGGGCCAAACCCTCACCTTCCGCTGTCGGGGCCGTCGCGTCGCCGTCGTCGCTCAGCTCCCTACTATGTAAGGATGATCAATAATACTGCGACCACTCAACAATTTGTTCCCGATAAACATTTCTGAACTTGAGCTGTTTTCTCCTACATCTTGAAACATTTGGAATTTTGCACATAGTATAACTACTTTTGCGCGATTTGACTATTGTACTTCCGGTCGGATCCTGTGACGAGCTTGATTTGGGAGTTTTTTTCCCCAGGATTCCGGAGCTAGCTAGCGGGGAGAAGAAAATCAGGTAAGCTATAATCCCCTCGACATGTCGCCATCTTGTGTCTATACACGGAGCTGACATGGGGATTCACTGCACACAGGTGGTCATCGAGGGCGGTGCGATCATTTGCAATGGCGGAATTGGAGGCACGGAAGATGAGGTACCCAACCACAGGCACCGAGGGGCTGCTTATGGGCATACTCGTTGAAGGTGAGGCACAACCACGTTGGATCTTACATTTCTGCCCCAACATATGCTTATTTGCTATGCTTGTTGTTTGTATAAGTAACTTAAGTGTGGCAAAGTAGTTGTGAACTGTGGTTGCAAATGGGATATGATGAATTGGAAGAGAATGAGGAATGATAGATTTtctccaaaaagaaaaatattaTAAAGAATAATTGAGGCGTTAGAACTTTGAAGATTTTGGAGATTCCTTCTCAGAAAGATACTGGAAGTAAGTCTGAGCTAATGATTTCTTGTTTATCTTGTACTCCCTCCCTCCGGAATTAGTTGACCATCAAACGGATGTACCTAGTAGCACTGAAATgtgtctagatacatccgtttgagcGTCAACTAGTTCCGGACGGAAGAAGTAAGAAACTAAGAGTATCTATGACTGATCGATGAGATTTGGCTTAAAAGAAACTAAGAATACTTTTTCGCAGTTTAAAAGAAACATATAAAAAGGATCGTGTACACTACACCATTATTTATAAGGCGTCCCTCCTTGCATGCTTAGGCGGCAAGTAGCCCTGGCAGCGCCTTGCAATTTTGCCGGCTTTAGGCGCTTAGCCTTGGGCGCTTAGGCAGCAAGTCGCCCTGGCAGCGCCTTGCAATTATGCCCGCTTTAGGCGCTTAGGCGTCGCTTAGGTATCAGGGTGGTTGGTGCTCGCCTTAGGTCGCCTTATAAGCGACGCACTACACATGCTAGATGCACAATTGCTGTTTTAGTGAACATCTAAAGATTCCTGATACCATAATTTACCATGATATTGCCAAACGTTGAGCTAATATTTGCTGTTTATCAGTTTTCTACATTGCTATGCCTATTTTGATGGACTAAACTACAAATTTGTTGCTTTCAGGAACTAGTGATGCGGCAAAACTTATGCGTGCTAATGGAATCACATTGCTCACTGTGCGTGACGCGGCAGCAACAATACTTGGGAAGTCAGAAATGTTTTACTTCAGTCCTATGCATCCACCATTGACAGAATCTGCACAGCGTGCCCTTGATTGGGCTGTAAACGAGAAACTAAAATCAGGTTATTCCTTCAAAATATGCTTCCATTATTGTTCATTACTCATTTGTGCTGAAAAGGTACTTGAATTCTTCTCTGTACTCTCTAGTAAACAGTATCTGATTGCGCCTCATGCTTGTTCTTACTGTTATGGGGCTTAAGTAATGAGTATATCTTTTCTTGTTTGCAGAACAAGTAGTGTTGGCGTATTATTTTCCATAATTGCTAGTCTACTGAAGATTAATAAAGATGTCTAATATCATATATTCACATTGCATATATGTTTAATGATTTCGTCTTGGGTTTAACACAAAGAATACGCTTACCTAGGCATAGAGGAGGAATGTAGAATACTAtgtttactactccctctgtaaagaaatattagatcagtgatctaaacgctcttatatttctttacggagagAGTACTTTACTTCTGCAACGTTTTACATAGTAATGTGTTTCTATACGATGACTATATGTTACCATCTCCTGCAATCTGGATAGCCTATACTTAAATTGTAACAGGTACCGTAGTCATGCTTTTAACAAATCGATCATTGCATGCATGCTACTACAAGTACAAAACAAGTAAAATGTGTTACCATATAGGCTTATGGTTACCACAGTAAATCACTCTAAACTAGGTATATACTATTAGGTCACTCTATTGTGAAAACGATGATTCATGTAGGACATATTTCATTTGTTCTGTTCCACTGCAATTTCCTCGAATTTAGCCTTCTTGTATAGTGTTGGTTTACATTTGTAGAGCCATTCCTACCAACGCTCTGTCCAAAATAGAAGTGCATACAACACAATTGTTTTTCCTCAGATGTGTTATCTCTCTATCATCTATATAATTTACTTCATTTCCCTGATGAATGTCTATCAGACCATTAGGCTATGCGCACCTGCTGACCTGCATCTGTAACATAAGAGCACGAACTGGGTTTAAATGATGAACATAAATGCTGCAGTGTGCAGTGTCTTTGATTTCATTTCTGGGAGTCTCTGAAATTGTTGATATGTGACAATGATTTCAAGCTTTTGTGGGGGAGAACATACTGATGAGAATCGAAATTGTCTTGACACTGGGCTCCTGCCTCGATGAGCTAATATCTAGATATCGGTTTGGTATCTGTATTTCTCTATAGGTCATATTACCAATCAATTACGCTTCTCTCAGATGTTTGAAAAGTGAGGTTATTTTCTTACAGCGACCCTGAGAACCCATAACTATACATTATGGAGTATGCGATGAATAGGATTTTTATGGTTGGACCATTCGATCTGCATGACAAATCCGAGGACAACATGTGTGCATGACCATGTTGCCGTAAGTCTATTGTGGGTTTAGTAATATTTTTTGTGCCTCTTGAAGTCCTAAAAGCAGCCTATGCCCACTTTATGTTCCTCATAGGTCCCAAATGGAGAGAGCATATGCCATGGCCAAAATTTGGTTGAATATATTTGGTCTTATTGACAAGAATTTGCATTCATTTGGTTTGTTGCCAATAAGTTGCTAAAATTCTATTCACATCATAGTTGCCGGATTTGCAGTTCGCTCTTCACGATTTGGGTTCAGGATTCACAATTCACTAGTGCCTATGAATCGAGTTTGATAGGGGGTATACATCTCCGGTTCGTGAATCGGGTGACCGTTACGTGAATTCAATGACTCCGATTCATGAATCCGATGGCTGCGATGACTCGGATTCTGAACTTAGTATAGGCTAAATATATAAAAAAGATACGAGTGCCAAAGGGCATGAAACAATAAAGTCACTAATAGAATAATGTTTAGTTCATAATCAACCACTGGACTGTTTGCAACCAGCTTAGCAGCTTGATTACATGGCTACATGCATCAAGACATAATGAGTTGAATAGTTAAAAACCACAAAAATGCACATATAAAAAATACTACTAATGCGTTGTTGACCCTTTGTGCGTATATAAGTTCTTAATGAGCACCTGAATCAGTGACATAACAAATACCAAAATCTGATTAGAGACGAATGGAGGGAAACTTCCCACCAAAAATTTCACTTTGGGGCCACATGACGGAGTGCTTAGTCTCATCCGACCAGATTCATCGTTTTCTCCAGAAAGCCGCGCCCCCAACTCCACCCCATTGTCTTCAAATTTCAGGCCTTCCTAATTCCAGACCGCGAACTGGTGGACTACTCTGCATGCACCAGGGCCCCCGTGCAGAAGCTGCAGCGAGTACCACGTAGGACACATCGCCTTGCCTGCGATGGAGGCGATGCAGAAGGTGCTGCTGCACGGAGGCGACTCATCGGATCCGACATCTTCATTGTCGTCATGCCGGCCACCACATATTGGCCGTCGCCGTTGTGCACCAGCTACATGCATGCGCCGGGTCGAGTAGCTGCTGCCCACCTACTATGTCTGCGCCGAGCGCCGCAGTTCCGTAGCCACTGGCCGCTAGAACAAGTGTTGTGCTGCTGCACACATGCCCGCACCAGGTTAGCCAACGATTTCATTTTTTGGGTTTGTTTTGAGTTAGGCGAATCTGGCACCGATTCGCTACCGATCTGAGCAAATTTGAACCCCGTTCTAGATAAATCTGTCAGAATCGGGGTTCAGTGGCTTTTGTAGCGAATCCGGCAACTATGATTCACATTAGCATGTTAGTATTCTTTACAAAATTGAGCAAACCGAAGTGGACAAGTTTTGACCGGACTTCGACACAACTTGTTAATTCAATGTCAGTATAAAGCAAGCAGCCAAGGACACATTCACTAAATAACTGAAAACATGCCAGTTTTCACCAAGCATAGGACCATACATTCGAGCATCAGACTAAGGCATGTGTTACTCATTTGTTGTAATAACCTGCAAATGCATTGGATATGCTGTAAAGCCTACTCCCTCCATGTCACAATACATACCCATTTTAGATTCCATTCTAGTCAAACATTttaaggttttaccaacatctgCAACaccaaattaatagaactagGTCCATCATGAAATATACTTTCCTAATGCATGCTTGATTTTGAGGAAATATATTTTCATAAAAACTCATGGTCAAGGTTACCTTTGAGACATGTCAATGTAGGAGGGAGTACTTAATTCCTTCCTTTTGTAAAATCGCTTCGTTTCCGACTTGATAAAGGACTTACCAACATCGTTCGTCCACTGGATTGACAAAGCTGTTTCAGCATATCTTTTACGTCAGGTATTGTTTATATAGGGTTTAGAGCTGCTTATATTTTGCATGAAGCCTAGATCTACCGCATTTGTCCATTTGATATCATTTCACAAAAAATGATTTGAACAGGACCATGTTAGTACCAGTTTCCTCTAATAAGTTGAGTTTAAAAGCACACTGGGCGTGCTAGCAACTCTGTCTGCAACAAAGTTATATAAAAAGTGCTCTGATGGGATTGCTCCTGCATTGATAATCCTATATTTAGAATTAGCATCCAGGAGTCCTTAAGACCACCATGAACTTCTTAGCTTGACAACTCCAGCTCGGCATTCATGAGATGACATCTTCATAGTTCATACATGCAGGACTGTGGGGCAGGTAAAGATTATATTTTGTTAAGTCTTGTGAGAATTGAAGGGGTTGGAGGTCCTTCTTTCGTTAAGATTATGTACCTCTCCAGACATGTCACTTATGATCTGCGTGTCTGAGAAGGACCTGGAATTGAAGTCGTGTACGTTTGGTATTGTAAAGTTTGGTAGGTATCAACTACAGTGCTAGTCTAAAATTGCATCAAAACTCTTGCACAAAATGACTAGCTATTACAGTTTCGAATGCTAGTATTAGTAGTATTTCCATTTCTGAATCGGTTTGTTGCTACATGTTTGGGTCTAACATATATGAATATGATCATTTAGTTCAATGGGGTCTAGATATTTATGGCCACTCCCTTCTTAAGTGCGCTATGCTTAGAGTCCTGTTGGTTTTATCTACCGCTTTTTAAGTGACTATGCACTATTCTTAACTTTGTGCCCCTGAACCCTGATTGCTGATTCCCTTGTATGTTTGGTGACCGGGTAGCACTGTTCCTGATCTGTAAACGCGTTTCAGCGTGAATGGAAGTGTGATGCATTTCTTTGTTGTTTTCTACCTGCCCATGTGAAATATCATATGTTTATTCCTTATTTGTTTTGTTTAATGAGTTGAATTCTGACTTCAGGTGAGGACGGAGAGGTAACGGCCAATCATTTGTTCCTGGCGATATGGTCAGATAAAGAGTCAGCTGGTCATAAGGTTCTGGCTTCCCTTGGTTTTGATGATCAGAAAGCCAGTTTGCTGGCCAAAACGGTAATGGTCTAATTCTTCGTCGAGGTAGATACTTCACAGGGCTCATTGTTTCTCAAACCTTCTACCAACCCTCTGCAGGCAGGCGAAGAGAAAGCAATGAGTCCTAGATAGCAAATCAAGCAGCCGGTTTATAATTGAACTTCCCGGAGGTTATTTATGTGTTCACCTGGCAACATCTAGGCACTAGTTGGCGGCTGGCGGCTGGCGGTACCATGGACCCACATTAAGTTAACTTGAAGAGATTGCTTCTATAAGTTTTAGGGGTTTTAAGATCGGTTAGGCAGGATCCAAAATGTGTACTCCCACTATTGCCAAACGCAGTACATGTAAAAAATTTACGATGTATTTTCAGACGAACACGGTTTTGTTCCACTCTCAGCTAGTTTGTTGGACTGCCCTTCGGAGACCCATTCAAAGATCCAGATTCTGAGTTCATCCCCACCTTCAGAGTTTTTGTTCAATCTGAATCCTGACAAGCCATAACCTTTTATGGAAAGCGACTGCTCTCCACATCACCGTATAAGTTTGACGCGTGACATTGTCATCATTTGCGCCTAAGAAGTGTATGGTTTTCTCATCATTCTAAGCAGGGGAAGGGAAGCTTTGCCCACTTTACACCAAATGTGCAACACGAGGTTGGTAGTACCTGGCACTATGCTTCGATTGCAAGGACATCTACCTTCAAATCTTTTACATTGTTTATTGCTGTTTTCACCCTGGCTCTGCGCATTGTTTTTGTTCTGCTTATTGGCGCAGAGCAACCAAGCTGACAGTGACCATCGGGAGGTTATACATTGTATTCGTGGACAGGGAGGTGTCATGGCTCGACACTTAGCATGTACATACTGGAAGCCGACGCCATGTTGGTGTGGTCAGGTGGGCTGCCCCATTCCCGGGCTTAGGTTTCTGCTCCCAGGTCCTCATCAGGTAGCATCAATTCTATCTGCCACCGACAGGGATCAGAACCAGCCCGGGGACGACGAACAGGACCAGCGAGAAAGTAAGCGATGTGATATATTGGAATTCCTTGCGTGCCAGCAACTGCATGAACACTTTCAAATTTATGGGTCACTGCCTTACTATCATGGCGCGTTTACCTACTTTTTGGCATGTCTTTTCGGATGGACCATATGTATCCCAACCAGCCGTTCACGTTGCTGCCACATAATAATGGCATTAAATCGCATGTTTCAGCAGGGAACTCGACCTGTAGTTCTGTAGTACGGCTTGTGTGGGAGTGTAAGTGCACTCCAAGCCTCGTGCTCGCTAGCTAGGGATACAAGTATATTCAACTATGTGTGGCAAGTCTCCGGGTTAACAAATGATCAAGCAAAAAGTTGTGTGCAGCCTACGTGTTGGCCGTTTTCTTTTCGTCTTGAAGCGTGCACTAGTCTACTAGAGTAATGCAAGGCTATATATAAACAAGCACGAAGATTTTCGCTTCTCCGGCGCGCTTTATCGATTGTTTACTCTTTCGTGTCTGCCCCACTCCTTCGAATGTTTGCATCAAAAGGCATGTGCCCCCTTTTTGTTGCCTACTTATATAGTATTaacgtcttatattttggtaCGGAGGTAGTAGTATTAGATTGAGTGCCCGGTGTATAAAGGAAGAGATAGCAATAGCATGCATCTCTTGCCTGTGCTGATCCGTGCTTTTGACATGTAACACCAAAGATtgcaaatactccctccgttccataatgtagtgacTATAGATATTTTGAGAAGTCAAACTTTGAAACTTTGATCAAGTTTGTAGAGAAAGaatatttatatctacaatagcAAAAATATATAATGTGAAACTACATCTTATGATGAATCTAGTGATATATGTTTCGCACTCTAGATGTAAATATTTTTTTccacaaacttggtcaaagtttctgaggtttgactttttaaaaaatttataggcactacattgtggaacggagggagtacaattgTAGCATATCATTGGTTCATCCATGCATGCCATTAGCATCTTAATAGCGTCGTCTTGTGAGTCTGGTAACCTCCTGAGCCGTTTCTTGATGCCTATATATGTGTTCTCTGGTCTCCTCCATTAGAAGTATAAATCCAAAGTGGTAGGACCAAGAGATGTATGGTGTGAGTACCTCACAGAATACCACTTGGGAGCTAATCAGGTGTTAACCCCAGATCTCTCGGGGAGCTGCGGCCACTGGCCACCCTCCTGGTCTCCTCCACACTGGACAAATCCACTGTCATATCTCTAGTAGTTCTCCGCCAGCCCACAAGTCAAGGGGATGCATCCACGACGGGCGACTGGTCCTGTAGATATGATAGCTCATGCCCATGCACGTCCAAAGCTGATGCTCTTTCTTAGGTCGTTTGACTACTGGCACTGCACGGGATATATGGCATTGGACCACTCACTGCCAGCGCTTAGCCTTTTGCAATCTCGATCTGCCTAAGTTTCTCACGTGCCATCTATGTCTACATATCGGACGCGTAGGAGCACTGTAGTGCTGGGAGTTGGGAAAGTTACGTAGGTTCTCCTTCCCGCGCCACATTAAATTCACTGCCAGTGGAGGAGAGTGCAAGTCCGGTTCCGGTCCGGCAAAGTGGTGTGCCCCAGCCCCCAGGTGCTGATTCCTGTGTCACTCTTCGTTCAATCATTCAGTTATCTCCGTCTCAGGATATGCTCTattactgctgctgctgctagtgGTGGTGGTAGATGTATCAGCTTCGCTTAGGTTGATCTTCTATAGACTATACTAGTTAACTATGCCTTGCTCGATCGCCTCCATGGAAATACTTCTCTAGTTAACCCTATATAGTAAGCAAGATGAGTTGGTTTCAGTTATTGAAGTCAAGGAGTTGTACATGCATGTGCTAGTATGATATTCTTCCATTGGGCCTAAAAGACCGTGAGCTGTTTTTTTTAGTACACGCCGCGCACACTTCAGTGCCAGTGATTAGATTTTTCCAACCTGTGTAGATGCAACAACGACATATAAAAAAATCGCGGAATTTTCCGGCGACCATTCCATGAAAACATGGAAAAAGTTGGGCACATATATGCATACTGCATTGACAACACGGCCATGTTCATGACCAAAAATAATAATATTCCCGCAGATTAAATTGTATAATAATATGATAAGGTAACTAGTTGTCCGTACCGGCGACGAGCTTGGCCTTATTATTGGACATACTCCTTGGCCTTGGGTATCCATGCGGGGGCTCCATTTGTTTGCACTGGTTGTCGGCAAAACAGATGGTCTACGTACCTGCTGTATTCTGATGGAGCTGACATCTTGTCACTGAAACCCATTACCACCCGCAGGATTTCTGGGAGGAGCTACTCCCGACTCACTGAAAGCAATAGAGAAATAGAGGGAGAAGATGGCCCACGTACTCAAACCTCAGCTAAATTTTGGGGATTCCTATGCGCTGACCGCACGAGTGCAAGGGGAGAAAATTTAAGCAATCTCTTACGTGTACCTCTACCTAAGTCGGTTCCACTTCTGTCTGCATACCCCCTTTGCTATCGCTTCCGACGGTTTTGTCTTCCATCTCCATCAAATTTATAGAGTTAATACTCTGACTTATTTATCAACGTCGCGAAACCGGTCGAGAAAATACAAAAAAGGCTATTCGCCCTGCTTTTTGGACCGGTCGGGAAACTACTCATCTCAGTTAGTTGTTGGTCGAGAAAATCGCATTTGTTGCACTTTACAACCGATACGAATATTTCTTTTCTGAATCTTACTCGCTCTATGAGCAAAAATCAGAACCGTCTGAGATATTATTTGTATTCAAGTCGGTTTGTGCTATAAAATCGGTTGTATCGGTAATTTCTGCTCATTTCTGTTCTCCAGCCAGCCATACAAACATAATTGACAGCAAATGATCTATCACAAATCTCAAAAGATCAACACACATTCATCACATTCAccacacacatacacatacatCTCATCACAGAAGCATCACATTCATCATGTACATCACATAAGCATAACAAATTACAAAATTAACAAGTGACACACGTTATGTTGAGTATCGTGATTAGTTAGGAAATACATAGACTAGGATTTATTTCTAcgttgtcttgtactccaagttgatcatgtactcctatatatacgccgacgaggctcaagcaataaacAACAATTTCACCATATTGCATATATTCctctaacatggtatcagcctaacCCCGATCCAAACCCTTGCCACCGCCGCAGGTTCCGCACCACGACGTCCCCGGGGCGGCAGATCTCCATGACCGCCACCGGGGGCCGCGCTGCCCGTACGTCCGCCGGTCGTGTTAACCGGCTGCCCTAAAAAGTCTTCTTTCCCGATCCTTGGATCCGGGGTTTTCTTTCACCGGTCACATTGATCGGCGTCTCTTTTTGGCTTACCTATCTAAGATCTGTTTGCGTCGTTCGCCTTTCATCGCTTACAACACGTATTAGTGATATATTTTTGTTTATACTCCCCAGGCGGGTGGCTAATATCAGGACTAACTATTTTTGATATGATGCAAACGGTGATACTCAATCATCGCCGACGACTCTCGCCTTCACCGGCTGCAACGCGTGCAATGGTACGGTGGTCGGTCGCGTCCTACACTGGCCCTTCGTCCTGCGCGCGTGCATGCCGCGTGGTGCGGACGGCCGCTAGCGCCTACCCACTAGGCCATCTGGATCCACTCCGTTGTCGAAGCATGCATCCCGTGCAGGATGCTTGCACGTGTTCTATGCGGGTATGCTTGCATGCATGGCATGCGTTTGCTGTTGGCTCGTCCGACTGCGCGGACATACCAGCACATGCGATCCtcaggccaactccaccgcgcgactcAAACGGACATCCGTTTTATTTAGATTTTGTTCGTTTGAAAAAGTAATGGGTGCCAAAATGAACATGCATGTCCGGGTGTAGGTGAAggcgcccaacgcgccgaccgACCCTAAAATGTCCGCCTCAACCACGCGCCCACGCCTGcgcctcgcctgcccgcgagctCGCGCTCTCGCCTCGCCGGTGCGCCCGTGCGGTCGACGTGGCATCTCGTCGCGCGCTGggcagaggagggaggaggaaaGCACTCACGAGCAGCGCGCGGATGAGCGCGACGTCCCCGTTGCCGGCGGCGAGGAAGAGCATCGAGACGTCGGCGCGGATCTCCTCGCGCGGCGCGCGcagctcggcggcggcgccctCGCACCACACCACCCCGGCGTAGTTCACGTCCCCGCGCCTGCCCGCGAGCTCGCGCTCTCGCCTCGCCGGTGCGCCCGTGCGGTCGACGTGGCATCTCGTCGCGCGCTGggcagaggagggaggaggaaaGCACTCACGAGCAGCGCGCGGATGAGCGCGACGTCCCCGTTGCCGGCGGCGAGGAAGAGCATCGAGACGTCGGCGCGGATCTCCTCGCGCGGCGCGCGcagctcggcggcggcgccctCGCACCACACCACCCCGGCGTAGTTCACGTCCCCGCGCCTGGACGCGAGCAGCTCGCCCGCCTCCCTCGAGTCGCTGCGCGCCACCGCCTCCATGAGCCGCTGGGAGGCCGCCGCTGTCGACGCTCCCTGCGCCCGCAGCGCCCGCCCGCGTCGCCGCCCGTCGACGCGCCTGCAGCGCCGGCCcgcgcccccgcccccgccccctgctcgcgcgcccgcgtcgccgcccacgaccgcgcCCGGAGcgccggcccgcgccgccgccccatgCTCGCGCGCCCGCGCTGCCGCCCACCACCGCGCCCGCACCGTCGGCCCGCGCCGCCACCCACCGCGCCCGCAACGtcggcccgcgccgccgcccaccaccgccccctgctcacgcgcccgcgccgccgcgctgGTGGCGCTCACCGCTCGCTGCCACGCGCCCGCTCGCCGGCGGGGACTGCAGCTGCTACTGGGCCTGCGAGGTGCGCGAGTGGGAAGAGAGAGAAAAAGGAAGAGAGAGAAAAAGGAGAGAGAGATCGATGGGAGGTGAGTGGGTGACAAGTGGGTCCAAGCCCGGACAAGAGCAGTCGGGGAGGACGCAGAAAGCGTTCGTTCGGTGTCTGCTCGACCGCAAAGCCGAATCAAATTTGCGCTCGGGATGGGACAAGCCGAACCAGAAACGGACGCTTTTTATGGATGGGGTCGCGCGTTGGGCCGCTTCATTTGTCCGTTTAGACCCAAACGGACAAACCCGGATGATTTGGGGTCGCGCGATGGAGTTGGCCTCATACCACGTCCACCCGTGCAGACGCACGTCGCGGGTGTTTCGTCGTCGGCACGCGCAGCTTTACAGGATCACTAGTGGTTGGGGCCTGTCATTGCGGGCCGCTTAAGAGAAAGCTATGCGCACTCATCATCAtgtcaaaaaatttaaaaaatattcttTCGTCACGTAAGCATCACAACCATcttaaaagaaaaaaaaaccctagaaaaACTTCTCTCAAAAAAAGTCTCCCTACCATTTAAAAAAAACTCTAAAAAGTATTTTCTCACCATGATCAACCAGCATGCGTCACATGGCGTAGCTGGTTGCTACCATT
This genomic window from Aegilops tauschii subsp. strangulata cultivar AL8/78 chromosome 4, Aet v6.0, whole genome shotgun sequence contains:
- the LOC109747454 gene encoding ATP-dependent Clp protease ATP-binding subunit CLPT1, chloroplastic, encoding MATAAQVAATFLSFLSCPRHHTAPSPSVSFLATPVLPASLRAAAAGGQTLTFRCRGRRVAVVAQLPTMIPELASGEKKIRWSSRAVRSFAMAELEARKMRYPTTGTEGLLMGILVEGTSDAAKLMRANGITLLTVRDAAATILGKSEMFYFSPMHPPLTESAQRALDWAVNEKLKSGEDGEVTANHLFLAIWSDKESAGHKVLASLGFDDQKASLLAKTAGEEKAMSPR